Below is a genomic region from Rosa chinensis cultivar Old Blush chromosome 5, RchiOBHm-V2, whole genome shotgun sequence.
AGATATTGTTATGTAATGCAAGCACCTAATACAGCCTCTGATGCTTTTGTAGCTTCTTGGAAGTCGTTGCAAGTCCATTTTCATGTTAACAGGAAATTAACAACTTATAATGGCATTTCAAATTCTCTATTCAATTCCTGCATCAATATATTATGTCGGTAAATATTAGCTATATTTGTCGGGAcatagtttttctttcttttgaaaaatgagaaatgcaTATACAAGGATGGAGTACGTATGAGGCTATGTACTTCCAGGGAAGTTCTTTTTGGTCAATTTTGTGCCGTCTGCAGAAGGGTTATGGATCCTAGACAGTATATAAAAATCGGTTACAAGTTTTTTATAGCAACGTGTTGTTAGGTATATAAAATCTTAGAGAATCGACCACCATCAGAAGAACATTAGGAAACCAAATCATCTTATTGAATAGTTCTTTTGCTAAAATCATAATGCATAATTGAACCCATGGACAAGTATTAGATATgtcaaacctttttttttttttttttaatcaaatagaTTCATTACTACTACTGAAAGAATTGTCATAAGTAGCGTGAGCCATATCAAATAGGAGTCACTAGTGAGCCTACTTATATAATATAACGTCAAACCAATGATTTTGAACAGAATTTTCCGAGTCCAAGAGAACAATAACTGAGCTATGCAATCTCCTATATACCTCAAGCAGTAGCAGCAAACATGGCAACCGTGATGACTCAAAACCAATAAAGTACCCACCAATGGTGGAAGGGCAAGTAAGGTTGTTGTGCTCGAGTTGATTGCACCTCCTAATAGTAAATACACGTGATAAATTTAAATGTCATCTGTCATCATATAATTTTGGATTGAAGGGCAAAAGAACCACGAAATTCGTGGCctgactttgtttttttttttttttttttgaataagggcCTGACTTATTTAAATAACTAAAATAacaacaaaatagaaaaccaagaaacacaaaaacaacaaaaatgaGCAACAACCAAGCTTGGTCAGTGTTAGGCCCATATCCAAGCTAGAATCTAAGAACAGGCCCAAAGACAAAATTGGGCTGGAAACAAGGCCCAACCTAAACCCAAACCTCACTCCAACCTCCTTTGCAGCTGGCACACCTAGATGTTCTCCCTGACCATTCGTTGCCGATCGAAACCCCGCCAACTTGAAAGTTTGTAGCTGATCAGAAGCAACCCTGAACCGCCAGCGCTAGATCGCCAGCCACCCTCACAGCAAACACAAATCCACTGGAGCTGTTTAGCCCAGACGCCACGAGAGTTTAGCCTCAAAAAGTGAGAAATCCAAGGTCCACCGGTGAAAATTGGCAGCCACCAGCCCACACATTAGGCCTCtttaaaattgaaattgcaaCGATCAATAAACCTTAGCCATTGGATCtaataaaatttgaaatggaCAGTCCATTCTAAATGTCATTTGCAACAGTTAGATACTAAAAAAGGAATATAtgtaaaattttctttcaaagttGCAAAAACTCTTCCtcctgttgtaaatattatttcttatgtggctgtccacgttattagttagggacctacatgtaatatatcaatagtttaaacacttatcatgtaaaccctacctctatataagggaGGCCTCTAAGACTGAATAACATACTTCTCTATTTTCCCCTCGTATATTCTTACTCTCTACAGAGTAAGTCAATACtttttaacacgttatcagcacgctctgctatttttcttaaaactctatgatgatctacGAGTTTATAGTGCAACGTTGTTGCTCTTAACTATAActcatgatctatgagtttatttATAATCTATATCAATTATGCATATTAGGGTTTATGGAGATATACGGCATCATATcaatgttttgtttattttttgacTTATTTTTTGATATACGGCAACATGTTAAACAAAATGTGGGTGGCGCCTTATTGCAGTTGCTTCAGTAGGGTTTatggaatgttttattttttattttttttttgtgcttctgcaattctatatatatatatatatatatatatatatatagtttaataTATCCTGCTTCACAAACACGTTCCTTTATCGTACTCTAGTTGGTTGCAAACTATTggcaagcatatatatatagtttaataTATCCTGCTTCACAAACATGTTCCTTTATCGTACTCTAGTTGGTTGCAAACTATTGGcaagtatgtatatatatatatatatatatatatatatatatatatatatatatatagtttactAGCTATGATTCTCTAATCGcactttaatatatatatatatatggtttcaTATGATTATCTAATCATGAGACCACGAACCTGAAGCTTCGTGTATATAATTGCGATCcaatgttcattttttttcgAACCTGAAGTTTCGATATTGATTACTTATTTGTTAAGAACCTGTAGTTCTAACACTATACATGGATCCTAACATACCTCATCTTCATTGTGGCAGGAAGATGACgaatttggcaaaattggattttgTCGCCCTTGACATCTCTGGCAAGAACTACTTGTCTTGGGCCCTTGATGCAGAGATTCATCTCGAAGCCCAAAACCTTGGGCCTAcaatcaaggaaggaaactCAGCGTCCCCGCAGAATAAAGCTAAGGCTATGATTTTTCTGCGCCACCATCTCCATCAGGGATTGAAGGACGAGTACTTAACTGTCAAAGACCCACTTGAGCTATGGACAGGTTTGGCAGATAGGTTCGCTCACCAAAAGACTATTGTGCTCCCTAGAGCACGTTATGAATGGACGCATCTGCGCCTTCAAGATTACAGTTCTGTGATAGATTATAATTCTGCCATGTTCAGGATCACCTCCCAAATGAATCTTTGTGGAGAAACTGTAACTCAGGCCATGATGCTTGAAAAGACCTTCTCCACTTTTCATGCCTCCAATATGGTCTTACAGCAGCAATACAGAGAAAGAGGATTCACCAAATATTCTGATCTCATCTCTTGTCTTCTGGTGGCTGAGCAAAACAATGAGCTCTTAATGAAGAACCATCAGTCTCGCCCTACAGGATCACAACCATTCCCTGAAGCGAATGCTACTTTTACTAGTGGTTATGGCAATAGACGTGGTGGAAGGTATGGCAAAGCCCGTAACCGTGGTCATAGACGTGGTCAGGGTTGACAAAATGGCCAAGCTCGTGGGGGCTACAACCAGCAGTTGGGCCCAAGGAACAATGCCAAGATTACTAAAGGAAATGGTCAGATGATCAAACCTCATAAAAATGAAGACAGTGTTTGTCTTAGATGTGGTGGTAAAGGCCATTGGGCTCGCACCTGTCGTGCACAAGACCATTTGGTGGCCCTCTACAAAGCTTCCttgaaaaagaaacatgtgGAGACAAACTACATTGACCACTCTGACCCTTGGGATTCATCTGAGCCTATAGACATTACTCCGCTCGATGTCTCAGATTTTTTTGCGAACAATGGAAGCAATTTTGATTATATGACCAGTGGTGGAATTCTTGACGACTACTAGTTGTCAACCTATGTTtaggcatttttttttattttcttcctaCATTAGCCACCTTTTGTTTAggcctctgatttttttttaagtttggtTTGTTCCTAGCTATTTTGCAAGGCAATAAAAAGAAGTTTTTTTCTGGATATTTTTTGCTCTATCATGTGGTTTATGATGCATCTAATTAAATTGCATATGTTTTTCATGTGGTCTATGACGCATGTGGTCTATGATGCATTAATTAAATTGCATAAGGGGCCTCCCTATTTTTTTCTGGAGCTCATTAATTAAATTGCATGTGGTCTATGATGCATCTATTTTTTTTGACGTCAAGGAATTATGATgggtatatgtatatatttttttttctctcgtaCCCAAATGAATGACTAAATTGTTTTTATCTATAAATGATCTATAATATCATGTTTTACTGCCTTAGtcaaactaattaattaattattattattattattattatttttttatgaaggCATGAACATGGATTTTGGATGCTCTCAACTTATGAAGgatggagaagaaatatgtcttGCTGAcagtgccactacacatacGATCCTTCGCGATCGGATTTATTTCTCCACTTTAACGACTTCTAAAGCCAATGTGACTACTATCTCAGGTCCTACAGACCTGATTGAAGGCTCCGGAAGAGCCCACATTAGGCTACCCAATGGAACTCAATTGTCCATTCAAGAGGCTTTATATTCTTTGAGATCCAGAAGAAATCTCCTCAGTTTTAGAGATATCCGTTTAAATGGATACCACATTGAGACCACGAATGATAATcatgtggaatatctttgcattacATCCAATAAAAACTGCCAAAAGCATATATTGGAAAAATTGGTTTCCCTATCATTTGGGTTGTATTACACAACTATTCAACCAATTGAGGCATACCATGTTGTGAACCAGCAGTTCAAAAATCAACATGCATttatgctttggcatgaccgtttgggtcaCCCTGGATCCACCATGATGCGTAGGATCATTACAAATTCCAATGGACATCCATTGATGACTAAACATATTGTTTTGCCAAGCAAcccttgcaaagcctgctcaCAAGGGAAATTGGTGGTTAAACCATCTTATGCAAAGATAGATATCGAATCCCCATCTTTTCTACAAAGAATTCAAGGGgacatttgtggacctattgacCCATCTTgtggaccatttcgatattttatggtccTAGTTGATGCCTCTACAAGATGGTCACATGTTTGCCTCTTGTCTACCCGTAATGTGGCATTTGCCAAACTACTTGCTCAGATAATTAAATTACGAGCTCAATTCCCGGACTACTCTATCAAGTCCATTCGTTTAGACAATGCTAGTGAATTTGCATCTCAAacgtttgatgattattgcatgtctatgggaattgaaattgaacattcaattcctcatgttcatacacaaAATTATTTGGCAGAAGCTCTTATTAAGAGACTTCAAATAATAGCTCGCACTTTGCTAATGAAAACAAAGATGCCAATTTCTGCATGGGGAcatgcaattttgcatgcagCAGCTTTAATTCGGTTGAGGCCCATAGCCAACCATCAATATTCCCCATTACAACTTGTTTCTGGGAGCCAGCCCAACATCTCCCATCTTCGAACATTTGGTTGTgctgtttatgtgcctattgcaccgcCACAACGAACAAAAATGGGCCCTCAACATCGATTGGGAATCTACATTGGTTTTGATTCACCATCCATTATTCGGTATTTAGAACCCATGACGGGTGATACCTTCACCGCACGGTTTGCAGATTgccattttgatgagacaatactcccgccgttagggggagataagactgTTCCAAATGAACATCGTGAATTAATGTGGACTGTacccactatatctcatcttgaCCCTCGTactaaagaaagtgaaattgaAGTACGAAGGATTCTGCACCTTCAAAATATTGCTAACACAATGCCTGATGCATTCACTGACACagcaaaagtgacaagatcacatatcccAGCAATAAATGCATCGGCAAGAATTAATGTCCAAATTGGACAAAATAATGTGGCGGCCAATGAGCCATCTGCTGCACGCCTGAAGTGCGGCAGACCTGTAGGTTCAAAAGATTCAGTTCCTAGAAAGAGGAAAACAAAGGCACATCTGAATCCTAATGAAATCGCCCCTGAAGAGAATATTGGGCAAGACATTAATGTCCGATCCACAATTCATGATTCTGTGACTACAGAAGAGGAAAATGACATCGGTGAGACACCAACCCATGAAGAGGCTCAGGTACttgaaaataaggaaatttcCGTAAACTACGTGTACACCAATGAGTTGTGGGATCGTAGAGATATGATCATAGACAATATATTCTCATTCGCAGTAGCTACTGAAATAATAAAAGGCGATGACACTGAACCTCACTCTGTTAATGAATGTAGACAGAGACATGACTGGctcaaatggaaagatgcaatccaaacTGAATTAAATTCTCTAGAAAAACGCAGTGTTTTCGGACCTGTTGTCCAAACACCACCCAATGTCAAACCGGTTGGatataaatgggtatttgtgagaaagcgtaatgagaaaaatgagattgcaaGATATAAGGCGCGACTTGTTGCGCAAGGTTTTTCACAAAAGCCTGAGATAGATTATGAGGAAacatattctcccataatggatgCTATCACATTCCGCTATC
It encodes:
- the LOC112203778 gene encoding uncharacterized protein LOC112203778; the protein is MTNLAKLDFVALDISGKNYLSWALDAEIHLEAQNLGPTIKEGNSASPQNKAKAMIFLRHHLHQGLKDEYLTVKDPLELWTGLADRFAHQKTIVLPRARYEWTHLRLQDYSSVIDYNSAMFRITSQMNLCGETVTQAMMLEKTFSTFHASNMVLQQQYRERGFTKYSDLISCLLVAEQNNELLMKNHQSRPTGSQPFPEANATFTSGYGNRRGGRYGKARNRGHRRGQG